The following coding sequences lie in one Chelatococcus sp. YT9 genomic window:
- a CDS encoding response regulator, which translates to MSRTLQSKLSRGRLGLDAGVALGLASAFIFFIVSGLVGHLNLQALREGNERIVQTHVAIVALDELLSNVQDAETGQRGFLLTNNESYLAPYHTALQKIPSKLDEIGQRTGANAGQGQRLATLRQRVASKLAELSDTIELRRTQGLDAAVARMNSDRGKIEMDAIRAQIAAMAAAEAEIRVQRLAEMSSAQRTAFLGTLLSSLLGIALTGMIGFLIRRATLARRRDEWLQAGEVGLASAMMGDQSLEQLGNSVLDFLARYAGAIAGAVFVGHGDYFQRASVYGVPGNASVLERFKRREGLLGQAAAEGKPIVVQDIPDGYLTFGSALGRHKPKHLVILPGRVDDRVNSVVELGFLQAVDEQVIALLDRASEAIAIAVRSATYRNELQNLLEETQRQSEELQTQSEELRVSNEELEEQGRALREQQARLEQQQVELEQTNSQLEEQTHQLERQRDDLERANASVELKARELEQASQYKSDFLANMSHELRTPLNSSLILAKLLADNPDENLTEEQVKYAKTIQSSGNDLLNLINDILDLSKIEAGHVEIQPEPLSIERLASNLRQTFQPLAATKDLQFSVEVAPDCVSRIETDPQRLEQVLKNLLSNAIKFTERGEVKLSIRRAGTGQIGFAVTDTGIGIAKDQQQSIFDAFHQADNSISRRFGGTGLGLSISRQLVRLLGGTIRLQSQTGQGSTFTVTIPERYDPAQVPPREAQANTPSATLKPSADPARPVPPPPARKITDDREALADAKRILLVIEDDETFATIVRDLSREMGFRTIVAGTAEEALTLAKEYTPSAIVLDIGLPDASGLAVLDRLKHDVQTRHIPIHVVSASEHTETAYSLGAAGYAIKPVDREQLVEVLQGLEARLTQRVQRVLIVEDDPVQREAMTKLLGTPDVETVTASTAAECLALLKENTFDCMVLDLSLPDASGYSLLETLSQESSYAFPPVIVYTGRELSPDDERKLRRYSKSIIIKGAKSPERLLDEVSLFLHQVISELPAEQQKMIRKARNRDALLEGRRVLVVEDDVRNVYALTNILEPRGAVVEIARNGQEALDALERSSNDPRASVDLVLMDVMMPVMDGLTATREIRKNPRWKKLPIIALTAKAMPDDQRRCIEAGANDYMAKPLDVDKLLSLVRVWMPK; encoded by the coding sequence ATGAGTCGCACGCTCCAGTCGAAATTGAGCAGAGGAAGGCTTGGCCTCGACGCTGGCGTCGCACTAGGTCTTGCCAGCGCTTTTATCTTTTTCATCGTAAGTGGCCTTGTGGGCCACCTCAATCTCCAAGCCCTCCGCGAAGGCAATGAGCGGATCGTCCAGACCCATGTCGCCATCGTCGCGCTGGATGAGCTGCTTTCAAACGTCCAAGACGCGGAGACGGGGCAGCGGGGCTTCCTGCTCACCAACAATGAGAGCTATCTCGCCCCCTATCACACCGCGCTTCAGAAAATTCCATCGAAGCTCGATGAGATCGGCCAACGAACAGGCGCTAACGCGGGGCAGGGGCAGCGACTAGCGACCTTGCGGCAGCGCGTCGCATCCAAATTGGCCGAGCTCAGCGACACGATCGAGCTGCGCCGCACGCAGGGGTTGGACGCGGCCGTCGCCCGGATGAATTCCGACCGGGGCAAGATCGAAATGGACGCAATCCGCGCCCAGATCGCAGCCATGGCTGCAGCTGAGGCAGAGATACGCGTGCAAAGGCTCGCCGAGATGTCGAGCGCACAGCGCACAGCCTTCCTGGGCACGCTGTTGTCAAGCTTGCTCGGCATCGCACTGACGGGAATGATCGGCTTCCTCATCAGACGCGCAACCTTGGCACGTCGCAGGGATGAGTGGCTCCAGGCGGGAGAGGTGGGACTGGCTTCGGCCATGATGGGCGATCAGTCCCTCGAACAACTCGGCAACAGCGTTCTGGATTTTCTGGCCCGTTATGCGGGAGCGATCGCCGGGGCCGTCTTCGTCGGACATGGCGATTATTTCCAGCGTGCCTCGGTCTATGGTGTGCCGGGGAACGCAAGCGTTCTGGAGCGTTTCAAGCGCAGGGAAGGTCTGCTCGGCCAGGCAGCTGCTGAAGGTAAACCCATCGTTGTGCAGGACATTCCTGACGGCTATCTCACCTTCGGCTCGGCCTTGGGCCGCCACAAACCGAAACACCTCGTCATCTTGCCCGGCCGTGTGGACGACAGGGTCAATTCCGTGGTCGAGCTCGGCTTTCTTCAGGCGGTTGATGAACAGGTCATCGCTCTCCTGGATCGGGCGTCTGAAGCAATTGCCATCGCGGTGCGATCCGCAACGTACCGCAACGAACTCCAGAATCTCTTGGAAGAAACGCAGCGACAATCGGAGGAGCTGCAGACCCAGAGTGAGGAACTTCGCGTCTCGAACGAGGAGCTGGAAGAGCAAGGCAGAGCGCTGAGGGAACAGCAGGCACGCCTCGAACAGCAACAGGTGGAGCTCGAACAGACGAATTCCCAGCTGGAAGAGCAGACTCATCAGCTGGAGCGTCAACGCGATGACCTGGAGCGTGCCAACGCGTCAGTCGAGCTCAAGGCCCGGGAATTGGAACAGGCAAGTCAGTACAAATCCGACTTCCTTGCCAATATGTCACATGAGCTGCGCACGCCGCTCAATTCTTCGCTGATCCTGGCCAAACTTCTCGCCGACAACCCTGATGAAAATCTCACAGAAGAACAGGTCAAATACGCGAAAACCATACAGTCGTCGGGTAACGACCTGCTGAATCTCATCAATGATATCCTCGACCTTTCCAAAATCGAAGCCGGACACGTCGAGATACAGCCGGAACCCCTGTCGATCGAGCGCCTTGCCAGCAATCTGCGCCAGACCTTTCAACCTCTGGCCGCCACAAAGGATCTCCAGTTCTCGGTCGAGGTGGCTCCAGATTGCGTCTCCAGGATTGAAACTGATCCGCAGCGGCTGGAACAGGTGCTGAAAAACCTGCTCTCGAACGCAATCAAGTTCACGGAGCGGGGAGAGGTCAAACTTTCGATACGACGCGCCGGGACAGGCCAAATCGGGTTTGCCGTCACCGACACGGGCATCGGCATTGCGAAGGATCAACAGCAGAGTATCTTTGACGCCTTCCACCAAGCTGACAACAGCATCAGCCGCCGATTTGGCGGAACGGGCCTTGGTCTTTCAATCTCGCGGCAACTCGTGCGTCTTCTTGGCGGCACCATCCGCCTCCAGAGCCAGACGGGACAAGGCAGCACATTCACGGTCACCATCCCGGAACGTTACGATCCGGCCCAGGTGCCCCCCAGAGAAGCGCAGGCGAACACGCCGAGCGCTACGCTAAAACCCTCGGCCGATCCGGCGCGCCCGGTCCCACCGCCTCCCGCACGAAAAATCACGGACGATCGTGAGGCTCTGGCGGATGCGAAACGCATTCTGCTCGTGATCGAAGACGACGAAACCTTCGCTACCATCGTCCGCGATCTGTCGCGAGAGATGGGTTTTCGTACCATTGTAGCCGGGACGGCTGAAGAAGCGCTCACCCTCGCCAAAGAATACACACCAAGTGCCATCGTGCTCGACATCGGCTTGCCGGACGCGTCCGGGCTCGCGGTGCTCGACAGGCTGAAACACGACGTCCAGACCCGACACATTCCGATACACGTTGTTTCTGCCAGCGAGCACACCGAAACGGCTTATTCCCTGGGAGCCGCGGGCTATGCCATCAAGCCGGTCGACCGAGAGCAGTTGGTCGAAGTCCTCCAAGGGCTGGAAGCCCGCCTCACCCAACGTGTTCAACGCGTTCTGATCGTAGAAGACGATCCTGTGCAGCGTGAAGCCATGACGAAGCTCTTGGGCACGCCGGATGTCGAGACTGTCACGGCAAGCACGGCTGCCGAGTGCCTTGCCTTGCTCAAGGAGAACACGTTCGATTGCATGGTGCTTGACCTGTCCTTGCCCGACGCTTCCGGCTATTCGTTACTCGAAACACTCAGTCAGGAAAGCAGCTACGCCTTCCCCCCGGTTATCGTGTATACGGGCCGGGAACTCTCGCCCGATGACGAGCGGAAACTTCGCCGTTATTCAAAGTCGATCATCATCAAAGGAGCGAAGTCACCGGAGCGGCTCCTCGATGAGGTGAGCCTCTTTCTGCATCAAGTCATCTCGGAATTGCCTGCCGAGCAGCAGAAAATGATCCGTAAAGCGCGGAACAGGGATGCGCTGCTCGAAGGACGGCGTGTCCTTGTGGTCGAAGATGACGTGCGCAATGTCTACGCTCTCACGAACATCCTCGAGCCGCGCGGAGCGGTCGTGGAGATAGCGCGCAACGGGCAAGAAGCCCTCGATGCCCTCGAGCGCTCTTCAAACGACCCACGCGCGTCGGTCGATCTCGTGCTTATGGATGTCATGATGCCGGTGATGGATGGTCTGACCGCAACCCGGGAGATCCGCAAGAATCCGCGGTGGAAGAAGCTGCCGATCATCGCCCTCACCGCCAAGGCGATGCCCGACGATCAGCGGCGCTGCATAGAAGCGGGCGCCAACGACTACATGGCCAAACCGCTCGATGTCGACAAGCTCCTGTCTCTCGTACGGGTGTGGATGCCGAAGTGA
- a CDS encoding CheR family methyltransferase — MDAEVTDRPAYQKNEDIEIRLLLEALFLKYHYDFRNYAMASIKRRLKQAREQLGFATFSSMQESLLHDEALLPRLLQYLTVQVSEMFRDPSYFRAIRESVVPHLRTYPSLKVWVAGCSSGEELYSLVILFREEGLEDRTIFYATDINHDALEAAEAGIYALDRVQLFTENHRKSGSKGSLSDYYQAAYGRVTFDKTLRKNVLFSDHSLVTDAVFGEMHLISCRNVLIYFDRGLQDRALGLFKDSLARKGFLGLGAKESLRFSKHSNAFSDFVREEKIYQRRTI; from the coding sequence GTGGATGCCGAAGTGACAGACAGGCCCGCCTATCAAAAGAACGAGGACATTGAGATCCGGCTCCTTCTGGAGGCTCTGTTTCTCAAGTATCATTACGACTTTCGCAACTACGCAATGGCGTCCATCAAACGCCGTCTGAAGCAAGCTCGAGAACAGCTGGGCTTCGCAACCTTCTCATCGATGCAGGAAAGCCTGCTTCACGACGAGGCTTTATTGCCCCGTTTGTTACAATATCTCACCGTTCAGGTGAGCGAGATGTTCCGCGATCCAAGTTACTTCAGAGCCATCCGTGAGTCCGTAGTCCCGCATCTGCGAACCTACCCCTCGCTTAAGGTCTGGGTCGCGGGCTGCAGCAGCGGTGAAGAGCTATATTCGCTCGTGATCCTGTTTCGCGAGGAAGGATTGGAAGATCGGACGATCTTCTATGCCACCGACATCAATCACGATGCCCTCGAGGCCGCCGAGGCCGGCATATACGCCCTCGATCGCGTCCAGCTCTTCACCGAGAACCACAGAAAGTCTGGGAGCAAGGGCTCGTTGTCTGATTACTACCAGGCCGCATACGGCAGGGTAACCTTCGACAAGACGCTGCGGAAGAATGTCCTTTTCTCGGACCATAGCCTCGTGACCGATGCCGTTTTCGGCGAGATGCACCTCATATCCTGTCGCAACGTGTTGATCTATTTCGATCGTGGCTTGCAGGATCGTGCTCTGGGTCTCTTCAAGGACTCGCTCGCTCGTAAAGGATTTCTTGGCCTCGGCGCGAAGGAGAGCTTACGCTTCTCCAAACACTCGAATGCGTTCTCCGACTTCGTGCGCGAAGAAAAGATCTACCAGAGGCGGACGATATGA
- a CDS encoding chemotaxis protein CheB — MMPDRPEAVVIGASAGALEALSVILPSLPGSFRIPILVVVHMPPDRRSVMAELFRAKCRLFVEEAEDKEPISGGTIYFAPPDYHLLVEVDRTICLSSDEPVLFSRPSIDVLFESAADAYGPGLIAIVLTGANHDGTRGLRAVLDAGGTGLVQDPREAFASAMPESAIRTCPDARVMSLQAIAQYLEEV; from the coding sequence ATGATGCCAGATCGTCCAGAAGCCGTGGTGATCGGTGCCTCGGCAGGTGCTCTTGAAGCTCTGTCGGTCATTCTGCCTTCGCTCCCCGGAAGTTTCCGTATTCCGATCCTCGTTGTGGTGCACATGCCCCCCGATAGACGCAGCGTCATGGCCGAGTTGTTCCGCGCCAAGTGTCGCCTTTTCGTAGAGGAGGCCGAGGACAAGGAGCCGATTAGCGGTGGCACGATCTATTTCGCCCCACCCGACTATCATTTGCTGGTGGAAGTGGATCGGACGATTTGCCTTTCGAGCGATGAGCCTGTTCTTTTTTCCCGTCCCTCAATCGACGTGCTGTTTGAAAGCGCTGCCGACGCCTATGGGCCCGGGTTGATTGCGATCGTGCTCACAGGAGCCAATCACGACGGGACCCGGGGGCTGAGGGCTGTCCTCGATGCGGGGGGTACAGGGCTCGTGCAGGACCCTCGTGAGGCGTTCGCATCCGCCATGCCGGAATCAGCTATCAGAACGTGTCCCGATGCTCGTGTCATGTCGCTCCAGGCGATCGCGCAGTATCTAGAAGAGGTGTAA
- a CDS encoding response regulator: MEPVPLLLVDDLEENLLALEALIRRDDIRVLKALSGDQALELLLRHEVALALVDVQMPGLNGFELAELMRGNERTRRVPIIFVTAGTSERRFRGYEAGAVDFIQKPIEPNILRSKVDVFFELYRQRQQLAQQKDELEAQAYALKEAARHKDILLQEINHRIKNLFSLSAGLISLTARRANSVAELEADLRSRMQALARAHELTLPELSRDRAANPVGTTVMALIKAVVAPHEHEQGSRILVSGADTPVTGHALTSLALLLHELTTNAAKYGALSTPGGKLAVDVLTDDEWLHLTWREDGLSAAPEPGTSKGFGTKLEEAALRGLDGTMTKDWGSDGLVLSLKIPTEKLVS, translated from the coding sequence ATGGAGCCCGTCCCACTTCTTCTTGTTGATGATCTTGAAGAAAATCTACTTGCCTTGGAGGCGCTTATTCGCCGCGACGACATTCGCGTCCTCAAGGCTCTATCGGGCGACCAGGCACTTGAGCTCTTACTACGGCATGAAGTCGCGCTCGCTCTCGTCGATGTGCAGATGCCGGGGCTAAACGGCTTCGAGCTGGCTGAGCTCATGCGCGGCAATGAGCGTACCCGCAGGGTGCCAATCATCTTCGTAACGGCCGGGACGAGCGAACGCCGGTTCCGCGGTTACGAAGCCGGCGCGGTCGATTTCATCCAGAAGCCTATCGAGCCGAACATCTTACGCAGCAAAGTCGATGTTTTCTTTGAGCTCTATCGGCAGCGTCAACAACTCGCCCAGCAGAAGGACGAACTGGAAGCCCAGGCTTACGCGCTGAAGGAGGCCGCGCGACACAAGGACATCCTCTTGCAGGAAATCAACCACCGGATCAAAAACCTCTTCAGCCTGTCGGCCGGGTTGATATCGCTCACCGCCCGTCGCGCTAACAGCGTAGCGGAGCTCGAAGCCGATCTCAGATCCCGCATGCAGGCCCTCGCAAGAGCGCATGAGCTTACGCTTCCGGAGCTCAGCAGGGATCGTGCCGCAAACCCGGTGGGGACAACGGTGATGGCCCTCATCAAGGCTGTCGTTGCGCCGCACGAGCATGAGCAAGGCTCGCGGATATTAGTTTCGGGTGCGGATACCCCCGTCACCGGACATGCTCTTACGTCCCTCGCACTCCTTCTCCACGAGCTCACCACCAACGCCGCAAAATACGGCGCCCTGTCGACACCCGGAGGCAAATTGGCTGTCGATGTCCTGACGGACGACGAGTGGCTTCATCTCACATGGCGCGAGGATGGCCTGTCCGCGGCTCCCGAGCCCGGTACCTCGAAAGGATTCGGCACAAAGCTCGAAGAGGCGGCCCTGCGCGGCCTGGATGGCACGATGACAAAGGATTGGGGAAGCGATGGGCTCGTGCTGTCGCTCAAAATACCAACGGAGAAGCTTGTCAGCTGA